GCGGCTGGGCCACGGCGGCGGCAATCCAGGCGGGGCAGTGGCCAAAGGCGTGCTCGGCCCACACCTTGATTACCAGCAGGTTGGTGTCGCACACCAGCAGGGCCCCGCCGGCGGCTTCGGCCGCGGCCTCGGCGGACAGCTGGCCGTGGGCAATGGCTTCGAGGTCGGCCAGGGCGTAGGGCGGCCGGCGGCCGGCGAGGTAGGCGCGGGCGTATTCGGGCACCCAAGGGGCCCCGTAGTAGGCGGCCAGCTGCTGGCTCAGCGTCGATTTACCCGTCGATTCCGGGCCAGTCAGCGCAAGGCGGAGCATAGCGTAGGTTAAGTTTTCGAGAAGAAAGCAGCAAAAACGCCGCTTTGCCGGGGCAAAGGTGCTGGCTACTGGGCCGATTACCACCGCACTACGTCACCAGCTTCATTCCGGATCTATTGATTTAAATCAGTTTTGTCCCAAATTGGATTTTTTGCCGGAGTGAGCTTTCGCGGCGAGCCTATCTTTGTTGTCTGTTCGCTTGGTTATTTTATGAATATTGCCGCTATTAGTCCAATTCAACTCGCCACTCGCCTCGCCGCCGGCGACTCGCTTCACCTGGTTGACGTGCGCGACCCCATCGAGTTCGATTACTGCCACCTGCCCAGCAGCGCACTACTTCCCCTCGACGAGCTGCCCCAGCGCACCGACGAGGTGCCCACCGCGGGCGAGGTAGTGCTTATCTGCCACCACGGCGTGCGCTCGGCCCAGGCCCTCGGCTACTTGCAGTCGCGCCACGGCCGCACCAACCTGCTGAACCTGCGCGGCGGCATCGACGCCTGGAGCTGCGAAGTAGACCCCTCCGTGCCCCGGTACTAACGCACTTTGCCCGCCGGCGCACCGCGTTGTTTGGCAGCCCGTAGCCTGCACCGCCCAGAATCGGGGGCCCCGGCCACACAATTGAAGCCCAGCGGCGGTTGTAGGGGCCCATGCCCCTCCCGCCCACTCCTGCTCCCACCCTGGCCAGCCGCTTGGCCCTGCGCCAGCCCCCCGCCGGCCCCCCGCTGATGCGCCAACGCTGGGGCGACTTGCTGTTTATGCACTGGCCGGTGCCGCCGGCGCTGCTGGCCCCCTTCCTGCCCCCGCGCCTGGCCCTCGACCTGCACGACGGCCACGCCTGGCTGGCCATTGTGCCGTTTCGGATGTGGGACGTGCGCACCCGCTTCACGCCGCCCATCCCCGGGGCCAACCAGTTCCTGGAGCTGAACGTGCGCACCTACGTGCACCTCGACGGCGTGCCCGGCGTGTGGTTTTTGTCGCTCGACGCCACCAACGCCCTGGCCGTGTGGGCGGCGCGCACGGTGTTCCACCTGCCCTACCTGCGCGCCCGCATGGCACTGGCCCGCCCCGCCCCCGACCAGGTGCGCTACACCGCCCGCCGCACCCACGGCGGGGCCCCGGCCGCGCACTTCGCCGCCACCTGGCGCGTGGGCGAGCTGCTGCCGCCCGAAGCCACCGCGCCCGGCTCGCTGGCGTTTTTCCTCACCGAGCGCTACTGCCTGTACGCGGCCTGGGGCCCCCGGCTCTACCGCGGCCGCATCCACCACGAAGCCTGGCCGTTGCGCGAAGCCGAGCTGCTGGAATTCGATTCCAACCTGGTTGAGGCGCACGGCCTGCCCACGCCCGCCGGGGCCCCGGTGCTGTATGCCGGGGGCCCCCTGGCCGTGGAGCTGTGGTGGCTGCAACGGGTGTAGCGCGGCCAATTCCGTTTCCTTTGCGGTTTGCTTGCCCCACCTTTCGCGTTCCGCTATGATCCTCGTCGTGCTGGTCAACTACAACTCCACGGGCCACACCCTGGCGTGCGTAGCATCGTTGCGCGCCCACACCCGGCCCGGCACCGCCTACCAGGTAATGGTGGTTGACAACGCCTCCGCGCCGGCCGAGCGCGACGCCTTGCAAGCGCTGGCTGCCTACCCCGAAGTAGAGGTGTGCTACTCGGCCCTCAACCTGGGCTTTGCCGGGGGCAACATGCTGGGGTTTCGCACCGCCACGGCCACCCGCCGGCCCACCCACGTATTCCTGCTGAACAACGACACGCTGCTGCGCACCGACTGCCTGACGGAGCTGGCCGACTTGCTGACGACCCGCCCCGAAATCGGCCTGGCGGCCCCCCAAATGTTTGGCCCCGAAGGCCAGTGGCTGGAGAGCTACGGGTTCTTCCCCACGCTGGGCGACAAGCTGCTGGGCCGGGCCCTGTGCCGGGCCCTGGGGCTGGGCTACCACCCGCCGCGCCCCGCCCGCGCCGCCCGCCAGCCCTACCCCGCCGACATGGTGACCGGCGCCGCCATGTTTGCCGACGCCGCGCTTTTTGCCCGCATCGGCGGGCTCGACGAGCGTTATTTTCTGTACTGCGAAGAGGAAGACCTAGCCTGGCGCGTGTGGCAGGCCGGGCGCCAGGTGGTGGTGGTGCCCACCTCAGAATTTGTGCACCTGGGCGGGCGCAGCAGCCAGCCCAGCTTCGGCCTGCTGCGCGAATTCTACATCTCGCTCGCTTACTTTTTGCGCAAAAACTTCAACCCCGTGCACGCCGAAGCCGTGCGGTGGCTGTTCGTGGTAAAGCTCGTTTTCCGGGCCCGGCGCGGCCGCCAGTACCTGCGCCTGGCCCGGTTCCTGGCCCAGGGCGCGCCCATGGCGGCCTCCATTCGCCCCACCGCAGCCAGCCTTCCTGAGAGCTTATCCAAATAGGCCGTCATGCTGAGCTTGCCGAAGCATCTCTTCCGCAGCAGTAATTCAGCAAGCTGAGTTATTTACGTGGGAGAGGTGCTTCACTTCGTGGACGCCAGATGAGCATGACCGTTCTTTCACAAGCCTAACTGGACAGACCATTAGTAGGGCCCCGCAGCCGGCGCCGAGTGCCTAAGCTCCTGCGCCGCGCCAGCCGCTGGCCCGAACCGCTAATTTTTCTCCTCTTTCCACCCCGCCCTTGGCCAACGATTTCCGCCTGCCCCCGCTGCCCGATTTGCCCATCGTCGCGGCGCTGCCCGCGCTGCGGACCGCCCTCGCCGCCCACGCCCGCGTGGTGCTGGAGGCCCCGCCCGGCGCGGGTAAAACTACGGTGGTGCCCCTGGCGCTGCTGGCTGCCGAGTGGCGGGGGCCCCAGGATAAAATCCTGGTGCTGGAGCCGCGCCAGCTGGCCGTGCGCGGGGCCGCCGCCCGCCTGGCCCAACTGCTGGGCGAGCCCGTGGGGCGCACTATCGGCTACCGCGTGCGGCTCGATAGCAAGGTGAGCCAAGCCACCCGCGTTGAAGTGATTACCGAAGGCATCCTCACGCGGATGATCCAGGACGACCCGGCCCTGGAAGGGGTGGCGGCCGTGGTGTTCGACGAATTCCACGAGCGCAGCCTGAATGCCGATTTGGGCTTGGCCCTGGCTCTGGATGCCCAGGCCGTGCTGCGACCCGAGCTGCGGATTCTCCTCATGAGCGCCACGCTGGAGGCGCAGCGGCTGGGGCAGTGGCTGCCCGCGCCGGTGGTATCGTCGGCCGGTTTTTTGTTTCCGATTGATACGCATTACCTCGACCCGCGCCGGGCCGCCGCCCTGCCCAACCGGCCCGGCGAGCGGCTGGCCACGCTGGTGCCGGCCCAGGTGCGGGCCGCGCTGGGGGCCCACGCGGTGGGCGACGTACTAGTGTTCCTGCCCGGCGTGGCCGACTTGCAGCGCTGCGCCCGGGCCCTCGACTCGCTGCCCGACGACATCGACCTGCACCTGCTGCACGGCGAGCTGCCGCTGGACGCGCAGGACGCCGCCCTGCGCCCGGCGCGGGCCGGCCGGCGCAAGGTCATCCTGGCCACCAGCATCGCCGAAACCAGCCTCACCATCGAGGGCGTGCGCGTGGTGGTGGACGGCGGGTTTGCGCGGGTGCCGCGCTTTGTGCCGCGCACCGGCTTCACCACCCTCGAAACCGTGCCCGTGGCCCGCGCCGCCGCCGACCAGCGCCGGGGCCGCGCCGGCCGCCTGGCCCCTGGCACCTGCTACCGCCTCTGGACCGAAGCCGAGCACCACCAGCTGCCCGCCCACCGGGCCCCCGAAATCCAGGCCGCCGACCTCAGCGCCCTGGCCCTAGAGCTGGCCCTCTGGGGCACCACCAACCCGGCCGATTTGCGCTGGCTCGACGCGCCGCCCACTGCGGCCTACGCCCAGGCCCAGGAGCTGCTGGTGCGCCTGGGGGCCCTGGAGGCAATTAAAAATGAAGAATTAAAAATTAAAAATGAGTCGTTCAGCAATTCTTCAAACGCTGAGTCCAAGCCCGGGCAGCCCACTTTTAATTCTCAATTTTTGATTTTTAATTCCCCCCTCAAGCCTACCGCCCACGGCCGCCAACTGGCCCGGCTGGGCCTGCCGCCGCGCCTGGGCCACCTCGTGGTGCGCGGCCAGGAGCTGGGCCAGGGCCCCGCCGCCACCGCCCTGGCCGCCCTGCTGGCCGAGCGCGACCTGCTGCGCTGGGCCACCCCCAATGACCCGCGCCCGCTGCCCCCCGACCTGCGCCTGCGCCTCGAAGCCCTGGCCAGCGGCCGGGCCCCGCTGCCCGGCCTGGCCCTGCACCCGGCCACCTTGCAGCGCGTGCGCGACGTGGCCCGTCACCTGCAAAGCCGCCAGGGCCCCAAGGGTCATTTACTCATTCAATCCTTCACCCATTCACCAATTGGCCTGCTCACGGCCCTGGCCTACCCCGACCGCGTGGCCCAGCGCGAGACCGACGGCCGCCTGCGCCTCGCCACCGGCCAGCGCGTGGAGCTGCGCACCGAGGACGTGGACCCGCAGGCCGAGTTTTTCGCCGTGGCCCACCTGGCCGGCACCGCCGCCGCGCCCCGCGCCACCCTGGCCGCCCCCGTGAGCCGCGAAGAGCTGGAAACTGCTTTTGCCGAGCAGATTACGACCACCGATGAGGTGCGCTACGACCCCGTCGCCGCACGCGTGACTGGCCGCCGGGTGCGCCGCCTGGGGGCCCTGCGCCTGGCCGAGACCGTCATCGGCCAGCCCGACGCGGCGCTGGTGGCGGGGGCCCTAGTAGCGTATTTGCAGGAAGCGGGCCTGGGCAAACTGAACTGGACGCCCGGGGCCCGGCAGCTACAGCAGCGGCTGGAGTTTCTGCGGCACCACTTCCCGGGTCCCAATGGCGCCGAGAATCAATCATTCCCGGCAAACCAAACCCTAACAACTGACAACCAGCAACTAATATCCAACAACGAGCAACTGATAACTAGCTGGCCCGCCTCCGACGAGGCCACGCTGCTGCGCGAGCTGCCGCAGTGGCTGGGGCCCCACCTGGCCGGCCTCAAAAGCCTCGACCAAGTACAGCGCCTGGACCTGACGGAGCCGCTGCTGGCGCGCTTGCCCGGCGGCTGGGCCCAACGCCAAGCCCTGGACCGCCTCGCCCCCACCGCCCTCGAAGTGCCCAGCGGCTCGCACGTCACCCTCGATTACTCCGAGGCCGCCGCGCCCGTGCTGGCCGTGAAGTTGCAGGAGTTGTTTGGCCTGACGGAAACGCCCACCGTAGCCGGCGGCCGGGTACCGCTGCTGCTGCATTTGCTCTCGCCCGGCGGCCGGCCGGCGCAGGTCACGCGCGACTTGCGCAGCTTCTGGGAGAAGGGCTACTTCGACGTGCGTAAGGATTTGAAGGGCCGCTACCCGCGCCACCCCTGGCCCGACAAGCCGATGGAGCACATTCCGACCAAGCTGACTAAGAAGCGGTTGGAAAACCTGTAGCGTGGACCCTGCAAGGCCGCGCCGCTCGCTTCGTCTTGCCGATAATCGTTGGGCGAATGAGCAGAAACGCGAACTACAACCGAAGGTCAACGCAGCTACTGTGGCAGCTGCGCAATGATTACCGTTCGGCCGCGCGGACTCGCAGAGTCTACGCTACAACCTTGCTACCGCATGTCATCCTCATTCACGAAGGTGCTGCTGGGGCCCCCGGTGCGGGGCGCGTAGTGGCGGTGCAGCCAGCGCGAGAGGCCCCCGAGGCCGGGCAGCAGCACTCGCTCGGTGATGTTGGCCTGGTCGAGCTTGTCGCGCACTTCCCACTTGAGAGCGGCGGGAATAATAATGCGAAAGTACAATTCGGGGTGGCGGGCCAGCCACTCGTGCAGCACGCTCTGGCTGGAGCTCATCAGCGAAAACAGCGCGTACTGGTGCACGATGCGCGCATCGAGGCTGGGCGGCTCCAGAAACAGCACAAACGGCTCGGCTTGCAGGCTTTCGAGGTTGCGCAGGCTATCCGTTGCGGGGGCCAGCAACTCGGAGGTGAAGACGTTGGAACCCTCGTGGCGCAGGGCGTCGCGCAGCGAATCAGGCAGGTGCTCGGCGGCCTTCACGTAGTTCAGGGCCCAAATAATACCGTCCTGGTGGTAGGCCTGGAGGTCATCGGTGGCGAAATGCAGGGCCACGTAGGGCGAGTATGTCCAATCGAGCAGGCGCGTGGGCAGGCCGTGGTGCTGGGCCAAGGCCAGCCAGTCCCACACCGCGGCCGTGGCGGCGGGCGAGGCCGCCGTGTCGCGGGCGTACTTGCGGAAGTTGCGCAGTAAGTGGTGCTCCAGCTCGAAGTAATTGCCGCCTAGCCGCTGCAAGCTGGTGGTCAGCAAGTAGTTTTTGGAGCGCTGCCCGCGGTACACAAACGGCGAGCGAAACCGCCCGATGCGCCCGTCCCAAGTATCCTGAAACAGCAGTTCCTGCAAGTGGGCCCAGGAAGTGGCCACGTAATCGTTGGCGGAGTAGGGCATGGCCCAAAGGTACGGCCGCGCCCGGAGCCCGGTGGCTCGTGGGCGGGGTTCAGCAGGCAGCTGGGCACCCGGCCTGGCAAGGGGTATTTCCCAGCCTAAATAAACCCCAAAAACGTTTCTCCAATAAAGGTCAATTCTGTTGAAAATCTGATTTTTTTGCATCTTTAACTAATTGATAATCAGTTCATAAGTTGCTCATATTTCTGCTCAGAACATAACCTCATGGTCACAATTCGGTAACCTTTTTTGCCTGTCCACACGGGACCTTTGCACTGGATTTAGTGCAGAGAATTATGCGTTCGTTTCTATTACTTGTATTGCTGTCCTTGGCATTTAGTAGCCCAGCCGCCACCCTTCGCGGCCAGGTGGTGGGCCCCGGCGGCGATGCCCTGACCGGGGCCATCGTCGTGGTGCAGGGCACATCCCTCAACGCGGCAGCGGATGCGGCCGGCCACTACGAAATCCGCGACGTGCCCGCCGGCCGCTACGCGGTGCGGGCCTCTTTCGTGGGGTACCGGGAAGCGGTTAAGTCCGTGGTAGTGGTCGCCGACGCGACCGTTGAACTCGATTTCGCCTTGCAGGTTCAAGCCCAAAGCCTAGGCGGCGTAACAGTAATGGGCAAACTGAACCAGGAAGAGGAAAATGCTTCCCGTCTCTCGGAAAAGACGGCCGACAACATCGTTAACATCATTTCCTCCCGGGCTATTGAACGGTCACCGGACATCAACGCGGCCAACGTGCTGACGCGGGTGTCGGGCATTAATATTCAGCGCAGCGCGGGCAGCAACGGGGCCTACGCCGTTATCCGGGGCATGGAGCCGCGCTATAATAATACGCTGGTTAATGGCATCAAAATACCTAGCCCTGACGGCCAGAACCGCTTCGTCTCGCTTGACATCGTGCCTTCTGACCTGCTCAAGCGGATTGAGGTAACCAAGTCGCTCGTGCCCAGCCTGGAGGGCGATGCCACCGGCGGCACAGTGAACCTGGTGATGAAGGACGCGCCCGATACCACCCTATTTCGGGCGACGGCTTCTGTCGGCTACAGCCAGATTTTTTTCGACCGCAAGTACGAGTCGTTTTCGCAGGCCGATATTCAGCAGAAAAGTCCGGGCGGGCGTTATGGAACCGACTACGCGGCCACCCAGCAGGATTTTTCCAGAAGCAACCTCAAGACGGTACCCAAGCAGGCCCCGCCGACCTACCTGGCCGGCCTGACCTTCGGTCACCGCTACTTGGGCAATCGCTTGGGCGTGTTGGTTGCCCTCAACACCCAAAACCAATACTTCGGCTCGAATGGAGTGTTTAACACCGTGGCGACCGACCCCCAGAACCAACCGTATTTGGTTACCATCACAGCGCCCCGTACTTTCTCTAATCATCAGATAAACAACGGATTAGTTACCCATCTTGATTTCACTATCAACGAGCGTAACAAAATCGCCTTTGATAACCTGTTGCTCCGCTCGGATTTTTCTCAGCTGGAAAGCTCTGTCGACACTCTCCTCACCGACCAACGCCGTGGGCCCGGCACGGGCACGATTAACCCACTTCTTCAGACCCACACCACCCGGCAAATCCTGGAGAATGCGAAGTTTTCTGGACGTCACGAACTGGCGAGCCGCCTGTTGTTTGATTGGGCGGGGGTGGTGTCGGTAGCGACCAGCAATTCCCCAGACTATGCGACGTTGAACACCGATTTCTTGCTTTCGCCTACTGCGAGTGGCCAGATTAATCGCAGCGCCGAATTTGTGAACACTGAACTTCGCGTCTGGCAGCATAACCGCGACCGTGACTACACGGGCTTGGCCAACTTGGCGTATCAGACCAGCCTACTCCATCATGCCTTGGAGTTGAAAGTCGGTGGGTTATACCGCGCCAAAGACCGGTACAATCTCCAAGACGAATACGAACTGCGCGCTGCTCAGAATACCAATGGCACCAAGCAGCTATTTATGGGCATCGACAACGCACAGTTTGCCGTCTACACCCCGCTCGGTACGGCCGGTGCTGATGCGGCCAACTACACAGCTTACGAGAACATCGGGGCTGGTTATGTGCAAGCCAAATGGGAGTTGGGGCCGCTGCAGGTATTGACGGGAGTGCGCTTGGAGAGTACGCAGCAGGGATTTACTACCGTGCAGATATCGCCGGTTTCTACTTTGCCCAGCGGGATAGCAAAAACTTACCAGGATTTCCTGCCCAGCCTGAATCTACGATATACACTCAATGAGCAGCAGAACCTGCGCTTTTCTTATTTCGCCTCCATCAACCGGCCTAACTACTATGAGTCGGTTCCATACCGCAATTACACCACTGGCATTGATGGCAATCCCCGCTTGCTGCACGCCACCGCCGACAACCTGGATTTGCGCTACGAGATCTATCCAACGCCCGAAAACTACTTCACGGTGGGGGTCTTTTATAAGCGTATTGTAAACCCTATCGAGTTGAAGCTCGAGGGTTTGACGGCCGGCCAGCTTTTCCGGCAGCCCCAAAACAATCCTACCCCTGCTACGAACCTGGGCGCGGAAGTGACTTTTACGAAATACGTCCAGCACTTCGGCTTATCGGGCAACTACACTTATACGCACTCAGTAATAAGTGACCACCAAAAGGTATTTAATGATGCCGCCACTGGCCAGACCTACGTGATAACGCAGGACCGGCCACTGCAGAGCCAGGCCGCTCACATTGTTAACCTGTCACTCCTGTTTCGCGACAAGCCCACTGGCTTCTATGCCCAGATCTCTTACCAATATACGGGCCGCATTTTACAGCTCGTGGGGTCCAACTTCGACTACTATCAGCGGCCGCTCTCGTCGCTGGCCCTGTCAGTGGATAAGGATATCACCCGGCACTTCACGGCTTTTGCCAAGCTTAATAACCTGCTGAATACGAAAACAGTGCTTACGGTTAATCAATCCGACTTTGTATTGCAGCAGGATGCCTTTAAGGCGACTTATCTACTGGGCGTACGCTATGTCCTCTAGTTCAAACCCGCTTTAGTTGTCTCATTTCTAGTCGCCACTTTTTTAGTTTACACATTTTTCTACCCCTTTCTAATGTCAAAATCCTTCACCCGTACTCTTGGCGGTATGGCGGTGGGCCTGCTGGCCTTGTCTTCCTGTAAAAAGACGGAAGACCTGACCATCACCTCCGTTCCCCAACCGTCGTCGCACCCGATTACCTCGACCGCGCTTTCGGGCAATCTCAAGGGCACGCTGCTCTCCTCAGTAGGCACCTACACGATGGCGGGCGACGTGTACGTGGCCAAGAAAGATACCCTTTACGTGCAGAAGGGGGTCACCGTGAACGTCACCAACAACTCGGCCTTTTTCGTGGACGGCACCCTAATTGCCGAAGGCACGGCCGCCAACCCCATCACGTTCACCTCGCCGCTGGCCAAAAAAGGGTCCTGGGGCGGCTTCCAGTGCGACAGCGCGCAGGCCGTCAGTATCAAGTGGGCCCACATCAATTATGCGGGTGGCCCTAACAAAACGGGCTTTCCCCGCGGCACCATCCGCATCGCGCCCAAGTCGCCCAAGCAGCACATCATGGTTACCATTCAGGACTCCTGGTTGCTATCGGGCACCGATGACGGCATGTCACTCTTCGGCGGCGGGGTAGTGGTGGATATCCAACGTAACACCATTGGGGACGAAGGTCTTGCCGACGGCGATGCCATCAACCTGAAAAGCGGCGTAACGGGCATCGTGGCTTATAACGTGTTGTGGAACGGGGCCGGCACCGCCATCAAGCTGGAAACCAGTCCAACGGTGCTCTACCCGCAGACCAACGTGAAGGTGTACAACAACACCATTGTGGGCAGTGGCTACCGCCGCGGAGCCGGCGAGCCCGGCCGGGGCATCTCGGCTGATAAATTCGCCCAGGGCGCCATTTACAACAACCTGTTGGTAAATGACTACTACGGCCTCGATATCAACCCGGTAGCCGATGTCAAGAACGTTGCCTACGGCAACAATTACTTCTATACGGCGGTGGACTCTACCCGCAAGTATTTCTACCCGGTAGGCTCCATTGGGAAAGCCCAAGCTACGGACATTGTTTCGACGAGCAAGACCGATAAGGATCCCCTATTCGTGAAGCTGTCGCCCACGACGGACCCCAGCCAGGGCGTTGACACGAACGACTACCACTTGCAAGCTGGCTCGCCGGCCAAAGGAAAGGGCAACCCGACGTACAACGCCGACATCGGCGCTTATACCAGCGACGACAAGGGCAACAAGCACTAATTACGGTGGCCTAGAGCCCATTCCAGCGAAGGCCCGTGCTTCGGCACGGGCTTTTTTTGGCCGTGCCATCGGCAGTTCAGTTAACAACCCCGGGCCCGGCCTTTGCTTTTTTAAATTTACCCAACACCATGAAAACCCTGCTTTTTACCGCTCCCTTGGCAATCGCCTTAGGCATCACCACCGTCCGGGCCCAGACGACCGCAGTAGTTGCTCCCTACCACCTGCTCCACACCATCACCGTTGGCGGTGAGGGGGGCTGGGACTACCTCAGCGTGGACCCCGCCGGCGAGCGGCTTTACGTGTCGCACGGCACCCAGGTAGAGGTGGTAGACCTCGGCACCCGCAAGGTCATTGGCTCCATCCCGAACACACCCAACGTGCACGGCATCGACGTGGTGCCCAGCGCCAACCGCGGCTACATTACCTGCGGCCGGGCTAACCAGTGCGTGGTGTTCGACTTGAAAACCCTTCGGCCCATCGGCGCGCCCATCCCCACCGGCCCCAAGCCCGATGCGCTGCTCTACGACGCCTACTCCCAGCGCGTGTTCCTGTTCAGCAACGACGGCGGCCGGAGCACCGTGCTCAACGCCGCGACGGGGGCCGTGGCGGGCACGGCCGAGCTGGGCGGCGACATCGAGGCCCCCGCCACCGACGGCAAGGGCAGCATTTTCGCCAACGTGGAAGACAAGAACGAGGTTATTGAATTCGATGCCAAAACCCTGGCGGTGCGCAAGCGCCACCCCCTGGCCCCGGGCGAAGCGCCCACCGGCCTGGGCTACGACCCCAAAACCAACCGCCTGTTTAGCGGCTGCCACAACGAGAAGCTGGTGGTGACCGACAGCAAAACCGGCAAGCAAGTGGCCGTGCTGCCCATCGGCAAAGGCGTTGACGGCGTCGCCTTCGACCCGTCCACCAACAACATCGTCACCTCGAACGGGTCGGGCACCTTTACCGTCATCCATGAAGACGCGCCCAACCAGTACACCGTGGTAGCGAATGTGCCCACGGCCCCCGGTGCCAAAACCATTGCCCTCGACCCCAAAACGCACCACCTCTTCACCAGCACCGCCGACTACGGCCCCACCCCGGCCGCCACCCCCGAAAACCCGCGGCCGCGGCCCAGCATCGTGCCCGGCACGTTCCGGGTGCTCGAATACGGCAAATAATTTGGCCGCGCCAGCAGCCGCTGGCATGGGGCCCAGGAACTAAATCCGGTTTCAACACAAAAGGGGCCCTGCGTATCGCAAAGGCCCTTTTGTGTTGAAATTTTCGATAAGCGCTTACTTCGCCGCCGGAAAGTCCGCGCCTTCGCCCACGCTGGCGTACTGCTCCACCTCATCGCTCAGCTCCTTGATTTTGGCGCGGGCGCCCTTTACGGCGGCTACGCCCAGGGGCAGGTGCAGGGGCGGATTTTCCTGGTTCACCACGTCGTACATGGCCTGGGCGGCGCGCACCGGGTCGCCGGGCTGGTTGCCGCTGTAGCCCTGAATGTCGCCCATGTTCTTGCCGGCCGTAGCGTCGTAATCCGCGTTTTTGGGCTTCGTGAACGTGGCCGACTCGCCCGCCCATTTCGTGCGGAAGCCGCTGGGCTCGATGTTGGTCACGCGGATGCCCAGGGGCCCCACTTCCTTGGAAAGTGCCTCGCCGATGCCTTCGAGCGCGAACTTAGAGCCGTTGTAGATGCCCACGCCCGGGAAGGCGCGCAGGCCGCCGATGCTGGTAATGTTCAAAATGTGGCCGCTTTTACGCTCGCGCAAATGGGGCAGCACGGCCCGCAGTACCCGCAAAGCACCGAACACGTTCACGTCGAACTGCCGCTGCACTTCTTCCTCGCCGATTTCCTCGATGGGGCCCAGCGAGCCGTAGCCGGCGTTGTTCACCACCACGTCGAGGTGGCCAAGGGCCGTAATGGCTTCCTGCACGGCGCCGGGCACGCGGGCGGCATCGGTTACGTCGAGCACCACGCCTTTGCCGTTGGCACCAGCCTTTTGGGTAAATTCATCGGCTTGGCTTTGGTGGCGGAAGGTGGCGGCCACCTTGTCGCCGTTGGCGAGCAGCAGCTCGGCCAAAGCTTCGCCGAAGCCGGACGATGCGCCGGTAATGAACCAGTTTTTAGGGGAATTGGGCATGAGTCGTTTTTACAAGTAGTGAAAATACCAGGTGCGTAAGACGGCGCGGGGCCCCGATTTGTTTTGCCGCACCGCCGCCGGGGCTCCACCAGGGTCCGATTAAAAATCTTCTATCGTTATTAGTTTATCTTATTGACATACAGAAAAATGATAGCCTTAAAAGCCACGTTGTGCAACGCACGTTGCACAACGTGGCTCTATCTTTTCCAAACCCTTTCCTTCCACATTTTCCTTGTTCTTATGCGGCTCTGCGCGACTCTTTTGCCCGGCCTACTGGCCGGGGCCCTGCCCCTGGCGGGCTTGGCCCAAACTGAGGCCCCGCCGTATTCAAGCCCTAGCTTTTTGTGGGGTTGGGCACGGCGGTGGGCTCGCCCCAATCGCCGGTCGCATTCTACGAAAACACCCTTTCGCCCCTCCTCACGGTGGGTGCGCAATTGCAGCCCCGGCTGGCGGTGCAAGCCGGCGCGCAGTACCACCAGCGCAAGGATTCTTACTTCCACCCGGGCCTTTTCTACTTCAACGGCGGGCTGCATCAAGGCATCAGTTCCAGCACCAACCAGCAGCGCATTGTAGC
This genomic stretch from Hymenobacter sp. PAMC 26628 harbors:
- a CDS encoding TonB-dependent receptor, whose product is MRSFLLLVLLSLAFSSPAATLRGQVVGPGGDALTGAIVVVQGTSLNAAADAAGHYEIRDVPAGRYAVRASFVGYREAVKSVVVVADATVELDFALQVQAQSLGGVTVMGKLNQEEENASRLSEKTADNIVNIISSRAIERSPDINAANVLTRVSGINIQRSAGSNGAYAVIRGMEPRYNNTLVNGIKIPSPDGQNRFVSLDIVPSDLLKRIEVTKSLVPSLEGDATGGTVNLVMKDAPDTTLFRATASVGYSQIFFDRKYESFSQADIQQKSPGGRYGTDYAATQQDFSRSNLKTVPKQAPPTYLAGLTFGHRYLGNRLGVLVALNTQNQYFGSNGVFNTVATDPQNQPYLVTITAPRTFSNHQINNGLVTHLDFTINERNKIAFDNLLLRSDFSQLESSVDTLLTDQRRGPGTGTINPLLQTHTTRQILENAKFSGRHELASRLLFDWAGVVSVATSNSPDYATLNTDFLLSPTASGQINRSAEFVNTELRVWQHNRDRDYTGLANLAYQTSLLHHALELKVGGLYRAKDRYNLQDEYELRAAQNTNGTKQLFMGIDNAQFAVYTPLGTAGADAANYTAYENIGAGYVQAKWELGPLQVLTGVRLESTQQGFTTVQISPVSTLPSGIAKTYQDFLPSLNLRYTLNEQQNLRFSYFASINRPNYYESVPYRNYTTGIDGNPRLLHATADNLDLRYEIYPTPENYFTVGVFYKRIVNPIELKLEGLTAGQLFRQPQNNPTPATNLGAEVTFTKYVQHFGLSGNYTYTHSVISDHQKVFNDAATGQTYVITQDRPLQSQAAHIVNLSLLFRDKPTGFYAQISYQYTGRILQLVGSNFDYYQRPLSSLALSVDKDITRHFTAFAKLNNLLNTKTVLTVNQSDFVLQQDAFKATYLLGVRYVL
- a CDS encoding right-handed parallel beta-helix repeat-containing protein, with the translated sequence MSKSFTRTLGGMAVGLLALSSCKKTEDLTITSVPQPSSHPITSTALSGNLKGTLLSSVGTYTMAGDVYVAKKDTLYVQKGVTVNVTNNSAFFVDGTLIAEGTAANPITFTSPLAKKGSWGGFQCDSAQAVSIKWAHINYAGGPNKTGFPRGTIRIAPKSPKQHIMVTIQDSWLLSGTDDGMSLFGGGVVVDIQRNTIGDEGLADGDAINLKSGVTGIVAYNVLWNGAGTAIKLETSPTVLYPQTNVKVYNNTIVGSGYRRGAGEPGRGISADKFAQGAIYNNLLVNDYYGLDINPVADVKNVAYGNNYFYTAVDSTRKYFYPVGSIGKAQATDIVSTSKTDKDPLFVKLSPTTDPSQGVDTNDYHLQAGSPAKGKGNPTYNADIGAYTSDDKGNKH
- a CDS encoding YncE family protein; this translates as MAIALGITTVRAQTTAVVAPYHLLHTITVGGEGGWDYLSVDPAGERLYVSHGTQVEVVDLGTRKVIGSIPNTPNVHGIDVVPSANRGYITCGRANQCVVFDLKTLRPIGAPIPTGPKPDALLYDAYSQRVFLFSNDGGRSTVLNAATGAVAGTAELGGDIEAPATDGKGSIFANVEDKNEVIEFDAKTLAVRKRHPLAPGEAPTGLGYDPKTNRLFSGCHNEKLVVTDSKTGKQVAVLPIGKGVDGVAFDPSTNNIVTSNGSGTFTVIHEDAPNQYTVVANVPTAPGAKTIALDPKTHHLFTSTADYGPTPAATPENPRPRPSIVPGTFRVLEYGK
- a CDS encoding oxidoreductase, which encodes MPNSPKNWFITGASSGFGEALAELLLANGDKVAATFRHQSQADEFTQKAGANGKGVVLDVTDAARVPGAVQEAITALGHLDVVVNNAGYGSLGPIEEIGEEEVQRQFDVNVFGALRVLRAVLPHLRERKSGHILNITSIGGLRAFPGVGIYNGSKFALEGIGEALSKEVGPLGIRVTNIEPSGFRTKWAGESATFTKPKNADYDATAGKNMGDIQGYSGNQPGDPVRAAQAMYDVVNQENPPLHLPLGVAAVKGARAKIKELSDEVEQYASVGEGADFPAAK